The DNA window GGTCGGAGACCTGCTCGGGGTCGATGTCGGCCATGCCGGGACGCTGGATCCGATGGTGTCAGGGGTGCTGGTCGTGATGCTCGGCAACGCGGTCAGGCTCGCCCCGCTCCTCCTCCAACATGACAAGGAGTACGTCGCCCTGATGCGGCTACATGGGGATGCGGAACCCTCCGATGTGCAGGAGGCAGCCAGGGAATTAACAGGCAGGGTTTACCAGCGACCACCGAGGCGGAGCGCTGTGAAGCGGGCCCTCCGGATCAGGACGATCCAGGACCTAACAGTCCTCGACCAGCAGGGCCGGTTGGTACTGCTCAGGATCCGGTGCGACGCAGGCACCTACATCCGATCGCTCTGCCATCACCTCGGCCTCGTCCTCGGTGTGGGCGGGCATATGCAGGAACTCCGAAGGACCCGATCCGGAACCTTCGACGAGATGCAGGCCCATACCCTCCACGCTCTCAAGGACGCGGTTTTCAGGGCTAAAGAAGGGGACTCCTCTGCACTCGACGCGATGATCCTGCCGGTTGAGGTCGCCATTCCTGAGGTGCAGACTGTGGTGATCCGTGACTCCGCAGTCGATGCGATCTGCCATGGAGCCGTCCTCGCCGGCGTTGGCGTCGTCGGTGTGACGAAATTTAAACGTGGGGAGAGGGTGGCTGTACTGACCGAGAAAAAGGAGTTCGTCTGCCTCGGTCGGGCCCTCGTCGACGCCACCGCGATCATCCCCGGCAAACCTGGACTCGTCGTCGCCCCGGGCACGGTCTTCATGACCTCCGGCACCTACCCCCGGTGCTGGAAGAAGCATCAGACCTCATGCTGAGCCTTTAAGTATAAATAAGAACAGGCAGGATGACTGGTATCCTGACCCCCCGTTCCAGGTCAGGCACTTCTATGAAGAGGTCAAGGTCGTTTCTTCTGATCTGCTCGCTGCTGATCCCGGTGATAGGGAGCACAGTTATGGTCTCTGCAGGAGAACTGCCGGCAGCCAGCGCGACGAACACTGGTGGGCACCCGATCATGCATCCAAATCAGACCACGTTGCAGCGATGGATCGAACAGTATGATGCCACCGAACTGGTACAGATCGATCCAGTGATCAGGAACCAGGCGATCCAGTCAACCGGTGCACAATAATTTCTGTCACACCTGCCCTACACCCCAGCAGAGCGGGACCAGAATCCAATTGGAAACTGCTGGTCGGGGCCAGTACCGGAGTGATAGAGGTGGCTCACGACATCGACAACCAAGTATACGACCGGCTCTCGATCCAGTACCTCGACTCGAACTACAACGGTGGATCCGGATCTGACTGGGCTGGGGAGAGCGGACCCCTGACAGAGTTCGTCCAGTTCTATAACCAGATGCGAATCACGGCCCCCTGGTCCAACACCAATGCAGACTTCCAGGATGGAAGAGAATGGTGCTCGGTGAACAGACAGGCCTCTGGGTCTCGGCCTCATCGATCCAGACCAT is part of the Methanosphaerula palustris E1-9c genome and encodes:
- a CDS encoding RNA-guided pseudouridylation complex pseudouridine synthase subunit Cbf5 yields the protein MSTGTKKTGIVIIDKPRGPSSHQVAAWVGDLLGVDVGHAGTLDPMVSGVLVVMLGNAVRLAPLLLQHDKEYVALMRLHGDAEPSDVQEAARELTGRVYQRPPRRSAVKRALRIRTIQDLTVLDQQGRLVLLRIRCDAGTYIRSLCHHLGLVLGVGGHMQELRRTRSGTFDEMQAHTLHALKDAVFRAKEGDSSALDAMILPVEVAIPEVQTVVIRDSAVDAICHGAVLAGVGVVGVTKFKRGERVAVLTEKKEFVCLGRALVDATAIIPGKPGLVVAPGTVFMTSGTYPRCWKKHQTSC